A single Stutzerimonas stutzeri DNA region contains:
- a CDS encoding response regulator translates to MRPLRRILHVEDVPSIQVVTRIALEKLGGFEVLSCACAQEAIDKVRSFAPDMILLDLMLPHMSGMDLLRQLEGLVDLQQTPVVLLTGQPDDPADPDELRRLGVRKLLHKPFDPLRLAAQLEVIWNAEHE, encoded by the coding sequence GTGAGACCGCTACGACGGATTCTTCATGTCGAAGACGTACCATCCATTCAGGTGGTAACCCGGATCGCCCTGGAAAAGCTCGGCGGTTTCGAGGTGCTAAGCTGCGCTTGCGCGCAGGAGGCGATAGATAAGGTCAGGTCGTTTGCACCGGACATGATCCTGCTGGACCTGATGCTTCCACACATGAGCGGCATGGACTTGCTGCGCCAGCTGGAAGGATTGGTCGACCTGCAGCAAACGCCGGTGGTGCTGTTGACCGGCCAGCCGGACGACCCTGCCGATCCTGACGAACTGCGACGACTCGGCGTGCGCAAGCTGTTGCACAAGCCCTTCGATCCGCTACGACTGGCGGCCCAACTGGAAGTCATATGGAATGCCGAACATGAATGA
- a CDS encoding diguanylate cyclase, which produces MNDGAKQALHDQLRVLNEQYADRLGPALAELEQLARQLAQVREQEQRRQMVLDIHQRLHRLAGTAGTFGFATLGEQARVLEQRCSSWLEAARPSGQALALWVQAIHQLVDAARTGMPDGEPVEQPEAHDNLPAGSRIYLLDKDIEAGQEIARTLSDFGYDVLLFAEHPHLLAAVQGQLPDALIVSQYDGELDDMSALQRSLASPLPLLVIAHRIDFDSQLAAVRAGAKGYFTRPLDITQLENTLENCLNLQLSEPYRVLIIDDDTDLVARYSLVLRKSRMLVETLTDPSQLFEVMRTFNPEVVLLDMNMPDFTGLELAQMIRLNDEWLRVTIIYLSAETDINRQMEALLKAGDDFITKPISDNALTAAVYSQVQRARALSMALSRDSLTGLLKHADIKEQLALEVERSLRSGHPTSVVMLDLDHFKQVNDQYGHAAGDNVIRSLANLMRQRLRCVDSLGRYGGEEFVAVLPNCKLEQARQVFDEIRQRFSAIPFHADSRVFYVSLSAGISETDGLSSPAALLERADKALYRAKDRGRNQIQIAPRH; this is translated from the coding sequence ATGAATGACGGCGCCAAGCAGGCGCTGCACGACCAACTGCGGGTACTGAACGAGCAGTATGCCGATCGCCTGGGCCCGGCGCTGGCGGAGCTGGAACAGCTCGCCCGGCAACTCGCGCAGGTACGCGAGCAGGAGCAACGTCGACAGATGGTGCTCGATATTCACCAACGCCTGCATCGTCTCGCCGGCACCGCCGGAACCTTCGGTTTCGCCACGCTGGGTGAGCAGGCCCGCGTACTGGAGCAGCGCTGCAGTTCATGGCTGGAGGCAGCCAGACCCAGTGGCCAGGCGCTCGCGCTGTGGGTGCAGGCCATCCACCAACTGGTCGACGCCGCCCGCACAGGGATGCCGGATGGCGAGCCGGTCGAGCAACCCGAGGCGCACGACAACCTGCCGGCCGGCAGCCGAATCTATCTGCTGGATAAAGATATCGAAGCCGGGCAGGAAATCGCCCGGACGTTGAGTGACTTCGGTTACGACGTGCTGCTGTTTGCAGAACATCCCCATCTGCTCGCCGCCGTACAAGGGCAGCTGCCGGACGCCCTGATCGTCAGCCAGTACGACGGAGAGCTCGACGACATGAGCGCGTTGCAACGGAGCCTGGCATCGCCGCTTCCGCTGCTGGTCATCGCCCACCGCATCGATTTCGACAGCCAGTTGGCGGCCGTACGTGCCGGCGCGAAAGGCTACTTCACGCGGCCGCTGGACATCACGCAGCTGGAAAACACCCTGGAGAACTGCCTCAACCTGCAATTGAGCGAGCCATACCGGGTACTGATCATCGACGATGACACCGATCTGGTGGCGCGCTACAGCCTGGTGCTGCGAAAGTCGCGGATGCTGGTCGAGACCCTGACCGATCCCAGCCAGTTGTTCGAGGTCATGCGGACGTTCAATCCCGAGGTGGTGCTGCTCGACATGAACATGCCGGACTTCACCGGACTCGAGCTGGCACAGATGATTCGCCTCAATGACGAATGGCTGCGCGTGACGATCATCTACCTGTCTGCCGAAACCGACATCAACCGGCAGATGGAGGCGCTGCTCAAGGCGGGCGACGATTTCATCACCAAACCGATCAGCGACAACGCCCTCACCGCCGCAGTCTATTCCCAGGTCCAGCGGGCACGCGCGCTGAGCATGGCGCTGTCGCGCGACAGCCTGACCGGATTGCTCAAGCACGCCGACATCAAGGAACAGCTGGCCCTGGAAGTGGAGCGTTCGCTGCGCAGCGGCCATCCGACCAGTGTCGTCATGCTCGACCTCGACCATTTCAAGCAGGTCAACGACCAGTACGGACATGCTGCCGGCGACAACGTCATCCGCTCGCTGGCGAACCTGATGCGGCAACGGCTGCGCTGCGTCGACAGCCTCGGTCGCTACGGTGGCGAGGAATTCGTCGCGGTGCTGCCCAACTGCAAGCTGGAACAAGCCAGGCAGGTCTTCGACGAGATTCGCCAGCGCTTTTCGGCGATCCCCTTCCACGCCGACTCCAGGGTGTTCTACGTGTCCCTGAGTGCCGGCATCAGCGAGACCGATGGGCTTTCCAGCCCCGCAGCCTTGTTGGAGCGCGCCGACAAGGCCCTCTACCGGGCAAAGGACCGAGGCCGGAACCAGATCCAGATCGCACCACGGCACTGA
- a CDS encoding ATP-binding protein, with amino-acid sequence MPARLAIRWHPLAFSCAFILLAALGWQSKRTQEAVLATNQSVSQSLEVITAAQAMLSSLQDIETGSRGFVLTGEREYLEPYEAGLRQLEAHRRGLQTLLADRQYPDLRWFTQLDTHIADLVVIAADNIQTRRDVGLQDAADHVKEAGGKQIMDRLRVLLGAVQLHERRQLSMANRAVSHTVEHSRRLAIIGSLMVAALFFAALWAIRHNLRIRQVLMAAARAGEARLAALLQAVPDNLYAIDRQRQVTYLSQANGNRAPGPGAIEPLLLSLLEETGDPLQLRQTTWCDTSRRRTFEVRLVPTGLGDHLAIARDVTELQRSRDTLEDQKVFLRRVVDSDENLIFVRDQTGHFLLCNNAFAALLDSRPQAIEGRRAEDIAGGQLLLPLLQGEAELLRNGGELHIAELGITDAHGEERWLQVDKRPMTMSNGTCLFVTVAVDMSLRRRMEQMKTEFISTVSHELRTPLTAIRGALGMLLGGIAGEISDTARPLLDIAHKNSERLVRLINELLDIEKLEAGRLLFRFSRCDVPALVEQSLTDIKPYGDEYGVSLAAVLPDGPLQAEANLDPDRFAQVMANLLSNAIKHSPTGGVVSVDLRRDGDTVEIGVQDQGEGIATEFRSRIFERFAQADSSDARKRGGTGLGLSITRSLVQQMNGQIGFDSAPGQGTRFWLRLPVLPAPSPPDATASPLAPRILVVEPDTFAAEQLARALQRHGYATLVATTAAQARERLVEFDILALTLSPALGDESSIAFLQNLRSQDAYRHLPVLIVNLQPQRRDDDDGALRGGAVGVIDWLHTPVDLSRIMEAVRTGLPVDCAGSRILHVNGDPTLRMLLARLLAPLAIELQEAATLADARRLLDEHPYALAIIDLSLLDGDGSELFDQLTQSQPPPPVIILCAADSPEQDGGRALRQLLRSRHDGDELAMMIQRQLHVWPPGRPLNSDEVNA; translated from the coding sequence TTGCCTGCAAGACTCGCGATACGTTGGCATCCGCTGGCTTTCTCGTGCGCCTTCATCCTGCTCGCCGCGCTCGGCTGGCAGAGCAAGCGTACCCAGGAAGCCGTCTTGGCGACCAACCAATCGGTGAGCCAGAGCCTGGAAGTGATCACGGCCGCCCAGGCGATGCTGTCATCGTTGCAGGACATCGAGACCGGCTCACGCGGCTTCGTCCTGACCGGGGAGCGCGAATACCTGGAGCCGTACGAGGCCGGCCTGCGGCAACTCGAGGCACACCGTCGCGGATTACAGACGCTCCTGGCGGATCGACAATACCCGGACCTGCGCTGGTTCACTCAGCTCGACACCCACATCGCCGACCTGGTGGTGATCGCCGCAGACAACATCCAGACGCGTCGCGACGTCGGTCTGCAAGACGCGGCCGATCATGTGAAAGAGGCAGGCGGCAAGCAGATCATGGACCGCCTGCGGGTGCTGCTGGGCGCGGTGCAACTGCACGAGCGCAGGCAACTCTCCATGGCGAACCGCGCCGTGTCCCATACCGTGGAACACAGCAGACGCCTGGCCATCATCGGGAGCCTGATGGTCGCGGCATTGTTCTTCGCGGCCCTGTGGGCGATCCGGCACAACCTGCGGATTCGCCAGGTACTGATGGCGGCGGCACGCGCCGGCGAGGCGCGCCTGGCTGCGCTGCTGCAGGCGGTCCCGGACAATCTCTATGCGATCGATCGACAACGGCAGGTGACTTATCTTTCCCAGGCAAACGGCAATCGCGCGCCCGGCCCCGGGGCCATCGAACCGTTGTTGCTGAGCCTGCTGGAGGAAACCGGAGACCCACTGCAACTGCGCCAGACCACCTGGTGTGACACCAGCCGGCGACGTACCTTCGAGGTTCGCCTGGTGCCAACCGGCCTCGGCGACCATCTGGCCATCGCCCGCGACGTCACCGAACTGCAGCGCAGTCGAGACACGCTCGAAGATCAAAAAGTGTTCCTGCGACGCGTCGTCGACAGCGACGAGAATCTGATCTTCGTGCGCGACCAGACGGGTCACTTCCTGCTGTGCAACAACGCCTTCGCCGCACTCCTCGACAGCCGGCCGCAAGCCATCGAAGGCCGCCGCGCCGAGGACATTGCCGGCGGCCAGCTGCTGCTTCCGCTGTTGCAGGGCGAAGCCGAACTGCTGCGCAATGGCGGCGAGCTGCACATCGCCGAGCTGGGCATTACCGACGCCCACGGCGAGGAACGTTGGCTGCAGGTGGACAAGCGGCCCATGACCATGTCCAACGGCACCTGTCTGTTCGTGACCGTTGCGGTGGATATGTCGCTGCGGCGGCGCATGGAGCAGATGAAAACCGAGTTCATTTCCACCGTCAGCCATGAACTGCGCACCCCGCTGACCGCCATCCGAGGTGCACTGGGCATGCTGCTGGGGGGCATCGCCGGCGAGATCAGCGACACCGCCCGGCCCCTGCTGGACATCGCCCACAAGAACAGCGAACGCCTGGTGCGCCTGATCAACGAACTGCTGGACATCGAGAAGCTCGAGGCCGGACGCCTGCTGTTCCGTTTCAGCCGCTGCGACGTGCCGGCGCTGGTCGAACAATCGCTCACGGACATCAAGCCCTACGGCGACGAATATGGCGTCAGCCTGGCCGCGGTGCTGCCGGACGGCCCGCTTCAGGCCGAGGCGAATCTCGACCCGGACCGCTTCGCCCAGGTCATGGCCAACCTGTTGTCCAATGCGATCAAGCACTCGCCCACCGGCGGAGTCGTCAGTGTCGATCTGCGCCGCGACGGGGACACCGTAGAGATCGGCGTCCAGGATCAGGGAGAAGGTATCGCGACGGAGTTCCGCTCGCGCATATTCGAACGTTTCGCCCAGGCCGACTCCTCCGATGCGCGCAAGCGCGGTGGCACCGGGCTCGGGTTATCCATCACCCGTTCGCTGGTCCAGCAGATGAATGGGCAGATCGGCTTCGATTCAGCACCAGGCCAGGGCACGCGATTCTGGCTGCGACTGCCCGTGCTGCCGGCACCGTCGCCGCCCGACGCCACGGCGAGCCCGCTGGCGCCTCGCATCCTCGTGGTCGAGCCCGATACGTTCGCCGCCGAGCAACTGGCCCGCGCGCTGCAGCGTCATGGTTATGCCACGCTGGTAGCCACCACCGCAGCCCAGGCGCGCGAACGGTTGGTCGAGTTCGACATTCTGGCCCTTACCCTCAGCCCTGCGCTGGGCGACGAAAGCAGCATCGCCTTCCTCCAGAATCTGCGCAGCCAGGACGCCTATCGACACCTGCCGGTGCTGATCGTGAACCTGCAACCACAGCGCCGCGACGACGACGATGGCGCCTTGCGCGGCGGCGCAGTGGGGGTGATCGATTGGCTGCACACGCCCGTGGACCTTTCCCGCATCATGGAAGCGGTGCGCACCGGCCTGCCCGTCGATTGCGCCGGCTCGCGGATCCTGCACGTAAACGGGGACCCGACCTTGCGCATGCTGCTGGCCCGCCTACTCGCGCCGCTGGCGATCGAGTTGCAGGAAGCGGCCACCCTGGCCGATGCTCGCAGGCTGCTCGACGAGCACCCCTACGCGCTGGCGATCATTGACCTGTCGCTACTCGATGGGGATGGCAGCGAGCTGTTCGATCAACTGACCCAGTCCCAGCCGCCGCCCCCAGTGATCATCCTGTGCGCAGCGGATTCGCCGGAGC